One part of the Enterobacter pseudoroggenkampii genome encodes these proteins:
- the citX gene encoding citrate lyase holo-[acyl-carrier protein] synthase: protein MTLATPVRAGVSLDELLAAKERRAARQADMLEHYQQPVISLTLVTPGEIKDSLRYRNTMGVALQMCDQLLWENRWQVLDRQVLWLPTGPEALWCVAHPAVEIKAHCTDLEQTHPLGRLWDLDVICPQHGHVGRQSLGANLRRCLICDAPAHACSRSRNHPVEQVVSRVEKMIDDWFARD, encoded by the coding sequence ATGACTTTAGCGACACCCGTGCGGGCGGGTGTCAGCCTTGACGAACTGCTGGCGGCGAAAGAGCGCCGCGCAGCGCGCCAGGCTGACATGCTCGAGCACTATCAACAACCGGTGATTTCCCTCACGCTGGTCACGCCAGGGGAAATCAAGGACAGCCTGCGCTACCGCAATACCATGGGCGTGGCGCTGCAGATGTGCGACCAGCTGCTGTGGGAAAACCGCTGGCAGGTGCTGGACCGTCAGGTGCTGTGGCTCCCGACCGGGCCAGAAGCCCTCTGGTGCGTGGCCCATCCGGCGGTGGAAATCAAAGCGCACTGTACGGATCTGGAGCAGACGCACCCGCTCGGCAGGCTGTGGGATCTGGACGTGATCTGCCCTCAGCATGGCCACGTCGGGCGTCAGTCGCTGGGGGCGAATCTCAGGCGCTGCCTGATCTGCGACGCGCCCGCTCATGCCTGTTCCCGTTCGCGCAATCACCCCGTTGAGCAGGTGGTTTCCCGCGTGGAGAAGATGATCGATGACTGGTTTGCTCGCGACTAA
- a CDS encoding 2-hydroxycarboxylate transporter family protein translates to MSTTDDSFSVTHDPIEIQRPSLKERWWHIMDTWKIGIIPLPLFVLAGALIAIDCLGGKLPSDIVVMVATLAFFGFACGEFGKRLPIVGKLGAAAICATFIPSALVYYGLLPDVVVESTTKFYKSTNILYLYICCIIVGSIMSMNRTVLIQGFLRIFFPMLCGEIVGMLVGMGVGLALGLEPFQIFFFIILPIMAGGVGEGAIPLSIGYATLLHMDQGVALGRVLPMVMLGGLTAIIISGCLNQLGKRFPHLTGEGQLMPNRANADTTVSQPAFSGKADVTTIASGALLAVLLYMLGMLGHKLIGLPAPVGMLFMAVLVKLCNGASPRLLEGSQVVYKFFQTSVTYPILFAVGVAITPWHELVAAFTVSNLLVIVSTVSALVATGFFVGKKIGMHPIDVAIVSCCQSGQGGTGDVAILTAGNRMSLMPFAQIATRIGGAINVSVSLLILGNFLV, encoded by the coding sequence ATGAGCACAACTGACGATTCTTTCTCTGTTACCCACGACCCGATTGAAATTCAGCGACCTTCGCTCAAAGAGCGTTGGTGGCATATTATGGATACCTGGAAAATTGGGATTATTCCTCTGCCGCTGTTCGTTCTGGCGGGCGCACTGATCGCGATTGATTGCCTGGGCGGAAAACTGCCGAGCGATATCGTGGTGATGGTGGCAACGCTGGCCTTCTTCGGCTTTGCCTGCGGCGAGTTTGGCAAACGCCTGCCGATTGTCGGCAAGCTCGGCGCGGCGGCGATTTGCGCCACCTTTATTCCTTCCGCGCTGGTCTACTATGGCCTGCTGCCGGACGTGGTGGTCGAGTCCACCACCAAGTTCTACAAATCCACCAACATTCTCTATCTCTATATCTGCTGCATTATTGTCGGCAGCATCATGAGCATGAACCGCACGGTGCTGATTCAGGGCTTCCTTCGCATCTTCTTCCCGATGCTGTGCGGCGAAATCGTCGGCATGCTGGTGGGGATGGGCGTCGGCCTGGCGCTGGGTCTTGAGCCGTTCCAGATCTTCTTCTTTATCATTCTGCCTATTATGGCGGGCGGCGTCGGGGAAGGGGCGATCCCGCTTTCCATCGGCTATGCCACCTTACTGCACATGGACCAGGGCGTGGCGCTCGGCCGCGTGCTGCCGATGGTGATGCTCGGTGGTCTGACGGCGATCATTATCTCCGGCTGCCTGAACCAGCTCGGTAAACGTTTCCCGCACCTGACCGGTGAAGGCCAGCTGATGCCTAACCGCGCCAATGCCGATACCACCGTCTCTCAGCCTGCGTTCTCCGGCAAAGCGGATGTGACCACTATCGCCTCCGGCGCGCTGCTGGCGGTGCTGCTCTACATGCTGGGCATGCTCGGCCACAAGCTGATTGGCCTGCCTGCTCCGGTCGGCATGCTGTTTATGGCGGTGCTGGTGAAGCTCTGCAACGGCGCTTCTCCACGCCTGCTGGAAGGTTCTCAGGTGGTGTACAAATTCTTCCAGACTTCTGTGACCTACCCGATCCTCTTCGCCGTTGGCGTGGCCATCACCCCATGGCATGAACTGGTGGCGGCGTTCACCGTCAGCAACCTGCTGGTGATTGTCAGCACCGTTTCTGCACTGGTCGCCACCGGCTTCTTCGTCGGCAAAAAGATTGGTATGCACCCGATTGATGTCGCCATCGTCTCCTGCTGCCAGAGCGGCCAGGGCGGTACCGGCGACGTGGCGATCCTGACCGCAGGCAACCGCATGAGCCTGATGCCGTTCGCCCAGATTGCTACCCGTATCGGCGGGGCGATTAACGTCTCTGTCTCACTGCTGATTCTGGGCAACTTCCTCGTTTAA
- the citF gene encoding citrate lyase subunit alpha — translation MNQTELLHVNFPHLRDLKPFDTAHSATPWLADSDAKHSRKLCASVEEAVKRCGLQDGMTISFHHAFREGDRVINTVVALLARMGFKNLTLASSSLMTCNDALIEHIKSGVITRIYTSGMRGRLADAISHGLMDEPVQIHSHGGRVKLLQDGELNIDVAFLGVPCSDEFGNANGTHGKSCCGSLGYAMVDAHFARKVVLLTEELVPFPNMPASLVQDQVDYIVQVESVGDPAKISVGAARVTSNPRELMIARYAADVIEHSGYFKPGFSMQTGSGAAATACTRFMEEKMERSGVKARFALGGITGSLVDLHEKGLIEKLLDTQCFDGQAAASLARNPNHVEISTNVYANPGSKAASCDQLDVVILSALEIDVEFNVNVITGSDGVMRGASGGHCDVAAAANLTIVVAPLLRSRIPTVVKRVTTRLTPGESIDVLVTDHGIAVNPARPEIRERLLEAGLKVVDINALYERAISLTGVPKPIEFTDKIVGVIRYRDGSVIDTVRQVKEEE, via the coding sequence ATGAACCAGACTGAACTTCTTCACGTGAATTTTCCCCATCTGCGGGACTTAAAACCCTTCGATACCGCCCACAGCGCCACGCCGTGGCTGGCGGACAGCGATGCGAAGCACAGCCGTAAGCTCTGCGCCTCTGTTGAAGAGGCGGTTAAGCGCTGCGGCCTGCAGGACGGGATGACCATCTCCTTCCACCATGCGTTTCGCGAAGGCGACCGGGTGATCAACACCGTCGTGGCGCTGCTGGCGCGGATGGGCTTTAAAAACCTGACGCTGGCCTCCAGCTCGCTGATGACCTGCAACGACGCGCTGATCGAGCATATCAAAAGCGGCGTCATCACCCGGATTTACACCTCCGGCATGCGCGGCAGGCTGGCGGACGCCATCTCCCACGGGCTGATGGACGAGCCGGTGCAAATTCACTCCCACGGCGGGCGCGTGAAGCTGCTCCAGGACGGCGAGCTGAATATCGACGTGGCATTTCTCGGCGTGCCGTGCAGCGATGAGTTTGGCAACGCCAACGGGACGCACGGCAAATCGTGCTGCGGTTCTCTCGGCTACGCGATGGTGGACGCCCACTTTGCGCGCAAGGTGGTGCTGCTGACTGAAGAGCTGGTGCCGTTCCCCAATATGCCCGCCAGCCTGGTGCAGGACCAGGTGGACTACATCGTGCAGGTCGAGAGCGTGGGCGACCCGGCGAAAATCAGCGTCGGCGCGGCGCGCGTCACCAGCAACCCGCGCGAGCTGATGATCGCCCGCTATGCGGCGGACGTGATCGAGCATTCCGGCTACTTTAAACCGGGCTTCTCGATGCAGACCGGCTCCGGCGCGGCGGCCACGGCCTGCACGCGCTTTATGGAAGAGAAGATGGAGCGCAGCGGCGTGAAGGCGCGCTTTGCACTCGGCGGCATCACCGGCAGCCTGGTGGATCTGCACGAGAAGGGGCTCATCGAAAAGCTGCTCGATACCCAGTGCTTTGACGGCCAGGCGGCGGCCTCGCTGGCGCGTAACCCGAACCACGTGGAGATCTCCACCAACGTTTACGCTAACCCAGGCAGCAAGGCGGCAAGCTGCGACCAGCTCGACGTGGTGATCCTCAGCGCGCTGGAAATCGACGTCGAGTTCAACGTCAACGTCATCACCGGATCCGACGGCGTGATGCGCGGCGCGTCCGGCGGGCACTGCGACGTGGCCGCCGCGGCGAACCTGACCATCGTCGTTGCCCCTCTGCTGCGCAGCCGCATTCCGACGGTGGTGAAGCGGGTTACCACGCGCCTCACGCCGGGCGAAAGCATCGACGTGCTGGTTACCGATCACGGCATCGCGGTCAACCCGGCGCGCCCGGAAATCCGCGAGCGGCTGCTGGAGGCCGGGCTGAAGGTTGTGGATATCAACGCGCTGTACGAGCGGGCGATCTCCCTGACCGGCGTCCCGAAACCGATTGAGTTTACCGATAAAATCGTCGGGGTGATCCGCTACCGCGACGGCAGCGTGATCGACACCGTGCGACAGGTGAAGGAGGAAGAATGA
- the citG gene encoding triphosphoribosyl-dephospho-CoA synthase CitG — translation MTGLLATKPRPADVPALAEAALWQELELTPKPGLVDKLNNGSHRDMDHALFVRSIAAITPWFSRFAELGSAHADKPAGEQLRFLRPMGLACEQAMYAATNGVNTHKGGIFALGLLCFAAGRVKNISAESLCCEVSNICRGLVSRELAARSGQATAGERQFQQYGLTGARGEAESGFATVCKALAQWNGHSLHGLLLRLMAVNQDSNLVSRGGMEGLRYVQGYARELLANGWDREALLRMDNALIERNLSPGGSADLLSVGWVLSAIK, via the coding sequence ATGACTGGTTTGCTCGCGACTAAACCGCGCCCGGCTGACGTGCCCGCGCTTGCCGAGGCGGCGCTGTGGCAGGAGCTGGAGCTGACGCCCAAGCCGGGACTGGTGGACAAGCTCAATAACGGTTCCCATCGGGATATGGACCACGCGCTGTTTGTTCGCAGCATTGCGGCGATTACGCCGTGGTTTTCGCGCTTTGCCGAGCTGGGCAGCGCGCATGCGGATAAACCCGCTGGCGAACAGCTACGGTTTCTCCGCCCGATGGGGCTGGCCTGCGAGCAGGCGATGTATGCCGCGACGAACGGGGTGAACACGCACAAAGGCGGGATTTTTGCCCTGGGTTTACTGTGCTTCGCCGCCGGTCGTGTGAAAAATATCTCCGCAGAGAGCCTCTGCTGTGAGGTGAGTAACATCTGCCGCGGGCTGGTGTCGCGGGAGCTGGCCGCACGCAGCGGACAGGCGACGGCTGGCGAGCGACAGTTCCAGCAGTACGGCTTAACCGGCGCGCGCGGTGAGGCGGAGAGCGGCTTTGCGACGGTGTGTAAGGCGCTGGCGCAGTGGAACGGACATTCACTTCACGGCCTGCTGTTACGCCTGATGGCCGTCAATCAGGACAGTAATCTGGTATCTCGCGGCGGCATGGAAGGGCTGCGCTACGTTCAGGGCTACGCGCGGGAACTGCTGGCTAACGGCTGGGACCGCGAGGCGTTGCTTAGGATGGATAACGCATTGATTGAACGCAATCTGAGTCCGGGCGGCAGTGCGGATTTGCTGTCGGTGGGATGGGTGCTGTCTGCAATAAAATAG
- a CDS encoding ATP-binding protein produces MKVSFQIKLFISLVAFFSVLFALLGGYYYADVGKQLYQEMSTRAKIQAEEIALIPTLRNEVEQKNISAIHDFMQKISAHSDASFIVIGDNKGQHLFHSVFADRVGTTLVGGDNEAVLQGKSTTTIRKGGLGISLRSKAPIFNAAGQVVGIVSVGYLTSYLDTITVSKVVNILIAAVLLLIALFIFSWFFTRSIKKQIFSLEPREIGLLVRQQKALMESIYEGVIAIDDRRRIEVINQAARKLLGLSQPARELRGQLISQVIDPVPFFDTQTMLAKDTHDEICRFNDLTVIASRVHIMLEGSLQGWVITFRDRNEIDSLSAQLSQVKRYVDNLRIMRHEQLNRMTTLSGLLHMGRYEEAIGYIQAQSEHAQELLDFISSRFSSPTLCGLLLGKAARAREKGVELSFDPACRLDRPFLPLGEQELISIIGNLLDNAIEATQRSPLPHAPVEVLIKLSEQELIIEVADQGVGITPEIRDRIFERGITTKTRGDHGIGLYLIESYVTQAGGAIEVADNTPRGAIFSLFIPATGTARQLEDTDYAT; encoded by the coding sequence ATGAAAGTCTCTTTCCAGATCAAGTTGTTTATTTCGCTGGTTGCCTTTTTCTCAGTACTTTTTGCGTTACTGGGCGGATATTATTATGCCGACGTCGGAAAACAGCTATATCAGGAAATGAGTACGCGAGCCAAAATACAGGCTGAAGAAATTGCGCTTATTCCGACATTGCGTAATGAAGTTGAACAAAAAAATATCAGCGCCATCCATGATTTTATGCAGAAGATTTCTGCGCACAGTGACGCCAGCTTTATTGTGATTGGTGATAATAAGGGTCAGCATCTTTTTCACTCCGTCTTTGCCGACAGAGTGGGCACAACCCTGGTTGGCGGAGACAACGAAGCCGTATTGCAGGGTAAAAGCACCACCACCATTCGCAAAGGCGGGTTGGGTATTTCGCTGCGCAGTAAGGCCCCCATCTTCAACGCTGCCGGACAGGTGGTCGGCATTGTTTCGGTCGGCTATCTCACCAGCTACCTGGACACCATTACCGTCAGTAAGGTGGTCAATATCCTGATTGCCGCCGTGCTGCTGCTGATCGCTCTCTTTATCTTCTCCTGGTTCTTTACCCGCAGCATCAAGAAGCAGATCTTCTCTCTTGAGCCGCGAGAAATCGGGCTGCTGGTGCGCCAGCAGAAGGCGCTAATGGAGTCTATTTATGAAGGGGTGATTGCCATTGACGATCGGCGGCGGATTGAAGTGATCAACCAGGCGGCGCGCAAGCTGCTGGGTCTGAGCCAGCCGGCCCGTGAGCTGCGCGGGCAGCTGATAAGCCAGGTTATCGATCCGGTCCCGTTCTTCGACACGCAGACGATGCTGGCGAAAGATACCCATGACGAGATTTGCCGTTTTAACGATCTCACGGTAATTGCCAGCCGGGTGCACATCATGCTTGAGGGGTCGCTGCAGGGGTGGGTGATCACCTTCCGCGATCGCAACGAAATCGACTCGCTGAGCGCCCAGCTCAGCCAGGTAAAACGCTATGTCGATAACCTGCGTATTATGCGCCATGAGCAGTTAAACCGAATGACCACGCTCTCCGGCCTGCTGCATATGGGCCGCTATGAGGAAGCCATTGGCTACATTCAGGCGCAGTCGGAGCATGCCCAGGAGCTGCTGGACTTTATCTCTTCGCGCTTCAGCTCCCCGACCCTGTGCGGCCTGCTGCTGGGGAAAGCCGCCCGCGCGCGGGAGAAAGGCGTCGAACTGAGTTTCGACCCGGCATGTCGGCTGGACAGGCCGTTCCTGCCGTTAGGGGAGCAAGAGCTGATTTCGATTATTGGCAACCTGCTGGATAACGCCATCGAAGCGACACAGCGATCGCCGCTTCCCCATGCGCCGGTAGAAGTGCTGATAAAACTCAGCGAACAGGAGCTGATTATTGAAGTGGCCGACCAGGGCGTTGGCATTACACCGGAGATCCGTGACCGGATCTTTGAACGCGGCATCACCACCAAAACACGCGGCGATCATGGGATTGGCCTGTATCTGATCGAAAGCTATGTCACACAGGCTGGCGGCGCGATAGAAGTTGCCGATAATACCCCGCGCGGCGCCATTTTCTCCTTGTTTATCCCGGCCACGGGAACCGCCCGGCAACTGGAAGACACCGACTAT
- the citD gene encoding citrate lyase acyl carrier protein has translation MKIVREALAGTQESSDLMVKIAPAHGELEIVIHSEVIKQFGEHIRQVVNDTLRAMNVHQALIIIEDKGALDCVIRARLQSALMRAADEQAINWGALK, from the coding sequence ATGAAAATTGTAAGGGAGGCGCTGGCCGGAACGCAGGAGTCCAGCGACCTGATGGTGAAAATCGCTCCCGCTCACGGCGAGCTGGAGATCGTCATCCACAGCGAAGTGATTAAGCAGTTTGGCGAGCACATTCGCCAGGTGGTCAACGACACATTGCGCGCCATGAACGTGCACCAGGCATTAATCATTATTGAAGACAAAGGGGCGCTGGACTGTGTGATCCGCGCCCGCCTGCAAAGCGCGCTGATGCGTGCCGCCGATGAACAGGCCATCAACTGGGGGGCGCTGAAATGA
- the citE gene encoding citrate (pro-3S)-lyase subunit beta, with protein MSKLRRSMLFLPGANAAMLSTAFIYRPDSIMFDLEDAVALREKDTARMLVFHALQHPMYQDIETVVRINPLSTPFGLLDLEAAVRAGVDVIRLPKTDTPDDIYELEGHLERIEQACGREVGSTRVMAAIESAIGVINAVAIARSSPRLIGIALAAFDYVMDMQTERGDGTELFYARCAVLHAARAAGIDAFDVVWSDVNDEAGFLREVDLIRKMGFNGKSLINPRQIDLLHNAYAPTQEEVDHARRVIEAAEEGERNGLGVVSLNGKMVDAPIINHAQVVLERAAASGVRR; from the coding sequence ATGAGCAAACTCCGCCGCAGCATGCTGTTCCTGCCGGGCGCCAACGCCGCCATGCTCTCGACCGCCTTTATCTACCGTCCCGACTCCATCATGTTTGACCTTGAGGACGCCGTTGCCCTGCGCGAGAAGGATACCGCGCGCATGCTGGTGTTTCACGCGCTGCAGCACCCGATGTATCAGGATATCGAAACCGTGGTGCGCATTAACCCGCTCAGCACGCCGTTTGGCCTGCTGGATCTGGAAGCCGCCGTGCGGGCCGGCGTGGACGTGATCCGCCTGCCGAAAACCGACACGCCGGACGACATCTACGAGCTGGAGGGCCACCTCGAGCGCATCGAGCAGGCGTGCGGCCGCGAGGTCGGCTCCACCCGCGTGATGGCGGCGATTGAGTCGGCCATTGGCGTCATCAACGCCGTGGCGATTGCCCGCAGCTCCCCGCGCCTCATCGGCATCGCGCTGGCCGCCTTTGACTACGTGATGGACATGCAGACCGAGCGCGGCGACGGCACCGAGCTGTTCTACGCCCGCTGCGCCGTGCTGCACGCCGCCCGCGCTGCCGGTATCGACGCCTTCGACGTGGTGTGGTCAGACGTTAACGACGAGGCCGGGTTCCTGCGCGAGGTCGATCTGATCCGCAAGATGGGCTTCAACGGCAAATCGCTGATCAACCCGCGTCAGATTGATCTGCTGCACAACGCCTACGCCCCGACGCAGGAAGAGGTGGATCACGCCAGAAGGGTGATTGAGGCGGCAGAAGAGGGCGAGCGTAACGGCCTGGGCGTGGTGTCGCTCAACGGCAAAATGGTGGATGCACCGATTATTAACCACGCGCAGGTGGTGCTGGAGCGCGCGGCAGCCTCCGGAGTGCGTCGGTAA
- the citC gene encoding [citrate (pro-3S)-lyase] ligase encodes MNSQPIDFRHTLVAKHPERLSQIRYLLADSGLGLDNDITLFVEAWSGPQLVGCAGLAANVIKCVAVNEQLRGENLSARLLAEVEHAALERGHFHLFLCTRPCNRERFARSGFWPIAQSGNNAVLMENTPQGIERYCRSLRANRRCGEKIGAIVMNANPFTLGHRHLVEQAAAQCDALHLFVVREDASFFPFSARLEMVRAGVAHLPNVVVHEGSQYIISRATFPAYFLKETGKVQQAWSEIDVLIFRDFIAPALGITHRFIGSEPFCDITRQYNQTLHDLLASHIEVVEMPRIKATGNAISASEVRRLLKTQQFSRIREIVPDSTFAHLETHYRASAEVA; translated from the coding sequence ATGAACAGTCAACCCATCGATTTTCGCCACACCCTCGTGGCGAAGCATCCGGAACGCTTAAGCCAGATCCGTTACCTGCTGGCAGACAGCGGCCTTGGCCTGGACAACGACATCACGCTGTTTGTCGAAGCCTGGTCAGGCCCGCAGCTGGTGGGTTGCGCAGGGCTTGCCGCCAACGTCATCAAGTGCGTGGCGGTCAACGAGCAGCTTCGCGGCGAGAACCTCAGCGCGCGGCTGCTGGCAGAGGTGGAACATGCGGCGCTGGAGCGCGGCCATTTTCATCTTTTCCTCTGCACCCGTCCGTGCAATCGGGAGCGCTTTGCCCGCAGCGGCTTCTGGCCGATTGCCCAGAGCGGGAACAACGCCGTGCTGATGGAGAACACCCCGCAGGGGATCGAGCGCTACTGCCGTTCTCTGCGCGCGAACCGCAGGTGCGGGGAGAAGATTGGCGCCATCGTGATGAACGCCAATCCGTTCACCCTCGGCCACCGCCATCTGGTGGAGCAGGCGGCGGCGCAGTGCGACGCCCTGCACCTGTTCGTGGTGCGCGAAGACGCGTCGTTCTTCCCGTTCAGCGCGCGCCTCGAGATGGTGCGCGCGGGCGTGGCGCATCTGCCGAACGTGGTGGTGCATGAAGGCTCGCAGTACATCATCTCTCGCGCCACGTTTCCGGCCTACTTCCTGAAGGAGACCGGCAAAGTGCAGCAGGCGTGGAGCGAGATCGACGTGCTGATCTTCCGGGACTTTATCGCCCCGGCGCTCGGCATCACGCACCGCTTCATCGGCTCGGAGCCGTTCTGCGATATCACCCGTCAGTACAACCAGACGCTGCACGACCTGCTGGCCTCGCATATCGAGGTGGTGGAGATGCCGCGCATCAAGGCCACCGGCAACGCCATATCGGCATCCGAAGTGCGCCGATTACTGAAGACACAGCAGTTTTCCCGGATCCGGGAGATTGTCCCGGACTCCACCTTCGCGCATCTCGAAACGCATTACCGTGCGAGTGCGGAAGTCGCTTAA
- a CDS encoding fumarylacetoacetate hydrolase family protein — protein sequence MKLASFLYQGKRSYGIVQADGVIDLGRRLGDRYSDLKALLQGNGLAQATRYLNDAVDVPMSAITFLPVIEQPEKILCVGMNYADKRKEFDQHNPAPTLFVRFPDSQTGHNEPVLKPRHSSEFDYEGELAVIIGKGGENISREDALRHVAGYSCYMDGSARDWQHTWFTAGKNWRQTGAFGPWMATADEIPDPHQLAIRTWLNGRMVQEDNTSSMIHKVAELIEYISTFTRLSPGDVIITGSPGGVGKKRNPPLFMKEGDRIEVEIEHIGHLSNVIVEAPAVGLAAAH from the coding sequence ATGAAACTCGCAAGCTTTTTATACCAGGGAAAACGCAGCTACGGCATCGTCCAGGCCGACGGCGTGATTGATTTAGGCCGCCGTCTGGGCGACCGCTACAGCGACCTCAAGGCGCTGCTGCAGGGCAACGGGCTGGCACAGGCCACCCGCTACCTGAACGATGCCGTGGACGTGCCGATGAGCGCCATCACCTTCTTACCGGTGATTGAGCAGCCGGAAAAAATCCTCTGCGTGGGCATGAACTACGCCGACAAGCGCAAGGAGTTTGACCAGCACAACCCGGCCCCAACGCTGTTTGTCCGCTTCCCGGATTCACAGACCGGCCACAACGAGCCGGTGCTGAAGCCGCGCCACTCCAGCGAATTCGACTACGAAGGCGAGCTGGCGGTGATCATCGGTAAAGGCGGAGAGAACATCAGCCGCGAAGACGCCCTGCGCCACGTGGCGGGCTACAGCTGCTACATGGACGGCTCCGCCCGCGACTGGCAGCACACCTGGTTTACCGCCGGTAAAAACTGGCGTCAGACCGGCGCGTTCGGCCCGTGGATGGCAACGGCGGACGAGATCCCGGATCCGCATCAGCTGGCGATCCGCACCTGGCTGAACGGCCGCATGGTGCAGGAAGACAACACCAGCAGCATGATCCACAAGGTTGCGGAGCTGATTGAGTACATCAGCACCTTTACCCGCTTAAGCCCAGGCGACGTGATCATCACCGGATCCCCGGGCGGGGTGGGTAAAAAGCGTAACCCGCCGCTGTTTATGAAAGAGGGCGACCGCATTGAGGTGGAGATCGAGCATATCGGTCATCTGAGCAACGTGATCGTGGAAGCGCCAGCCGTCGGGCTTGCGGCGGCACACTGA